TGATGGGGGAGATGTCAACTTCTCCCACGTGGACCCCCGCAGGAAGCCTACCCCCATCTCGGAGCAGAGCGCAGAAAACGGTGCACTACGAAGGAAGACAGCAGGTATGCCCCACAGCAGTCATCAAAGTTGCGTGGACAAGAGTGCCAACTTCTTCCAACTGAGGaaggaaggtaaaaaaaacgtcgctaagaaatgcataaaaagTAGCGAACTGAAAAGATACCACATAGAGCAGCTACTTAATGGCAGCTTTAACCGGACTGACGCCGCCAACCCGGTTAGTCGCACCCATTGCGGTGAAAACAGAGAGAGAAACAGGAGCCACTCCAAAAGGCATTCAAACGAGAGGAGCACTCACCGGAACGACCAGATGgagcttaattttttaaaaaataatcccCTATGCAATGGCAGTTACCGTAGACAAACCGCCGACTTGGGGGGGACTAAAATTTCTATGCATATCCGCGCACCAAATGGTAACGTTGAAAAAGGTGCCAACTATTTAAGACGAATCAGCAACACGTGCGACATCTGTCCAGCTACCTACAACTGTGTGGATGGACCTGAAGGCATGTGCAATGGCGGAGGTGAACGCCACGCACGCAGTAGTGAGAAGTATGCAAATGGGCCTACGCAGTGTGGGCGTCCGTGCGACGTGGAAAAGGGGGCGCCGGGAGGTGAAGCGCACCGTAGCAATTGGCATCGTAGCAGCCTACCCCGCAACGGCTTACACCGTGGTAATTGGCACCGTagccgctttcccccccacgaGCCCTGCCTGAACAACCTAGAAAAGTTCAAAGAGATGCTGCTGAGCGTGGCGACGGATAACCTAAACGAATATGCCAAGTGCCTGCAGAGCATCAACAGCGAAAAGCTAAAGAGCTACAAGTACTGCATCAAGCGAGTGAATGACTACAGCATCAGTCAATATTTGAGTGCGACGTTCCGCGCGTCCATTCCAGTGAAAGGCATTGAAGAGTCGGTGCTGACCAACTCGGATACCTTTTCCTCCCTTCGCCACTCGGCCTACGAGGACGATGAGTCAAGCGCCTCCCCCCACGGCGGAGACACCAGTTGTGAGGAGTTGGCGAACGTGAGCATTGCGGGTGGGGGGAGCAACGATAGCAACGATAGCAGCGATAGCAGCAGCGGTGAGAGTGGCAGCGATAGCAGCGACAGCAGCAACGGCGAGAGTGACAGCGGTGGTGATATCCATGGCAGCTTAAAAgtttacaaaaagaaaaaaaaaatcaaacgCACCAACTGCCTGGAACACATCCCCATGGGAGAATTTAACTCGTGTccagagaaaataaaaagtgaacGAAACGAGAGCGCAGACGTAGGTCGCACAGATAAGAAGTGCATGCACAACGGAATGAGCAACTGTTATGCATGCGAGAGAAGGCAGACGTATGCAATTAGGCAAAGCAGACTGGCGAACGGGACAATCGATAGTCTTCAACTGAACTGTGCTGACccgaatttgaaaaaacaaaacagcgCGTGTGCACAGCGATTGGGCGGTAGCGGCGGTTGTGGCGGTTTCGGCTGCTATCACTGCCATCGCTTCCATCGCTGCTACCGCGCCCagttttcaaaaaaagcGAACGAAGGGAAAGGCAAACATCCCCGTGGCAGCAGCGGCGGcgggaaaaacaaacaaagtGCACTTCTTTCCCCCGACGCAGATCCAAAGAACCACAACGACGAGCTTTTAAGTTCGTCCATTTCGCGAAGCGGTCGCCAAGAAGTTTTCGCAAATGTGAAAAGCATAAGCAATTGTAACGACACCCTGATGGATGACCTCATGAGGAAGGACTCGACAAATGGCGTTCCACACAGGGGAGAAAGGAGTACCCTAAGGAATGGCAGCAACTGCAAGGTAAGTGCAAATTGGGGTGATTACACCGGAGAGAATTATTTGCAGGAGTTTTCCCTCCCCAGCGGGGGCAGTAAATGTGTAAACAGGTATATAACGCGCAACGTGGGTCAAGGGGACACCCCCGAGAGGGGTGAGAGGGGTGAGATGACTGAGAAGGCTGCGAAAGATGAGAGGACCTTCCAGGAAGATGCCCCCCACCCCGTTGCACAATTCAACGCAAGTGGCTACCCACTCACACAGAGCCTTCTAAACCAAAACGGTGgaagccaaatggggaggaagaaccACCCAGGGGAAATAAACCAACCGTGTTACACCAAAGAGGCGTCCGAAAATTACCATCTGGAAAGTGAAAAGTTAAGTGGGCTCCACCCCATGAGGGAAGAACAGAACAATGAGAGCTGCCAAAGTTATAACCCCTTTGAAGATGAGAAGTTCCCCAATGGTGCAAGTCTCCACCGTATGGACCACTCCAATGGGGTCGAAACGGATGGGAGAGGAACCCCCTCGTTCTATGGCATACAAAGGGACAGCATAACCAGTTGCgactccccatttttaagtaaaaaagaggaaggcatgacgaaagggggaaaccaaATTTTAAGTTTCAATGTAGAAGATAACCCAAACAGTTATGATGAACATAGAGAGGACCCCCAAATGGATGCCCCAAATAGTCTCCTGATGAATAACCCACACGGTTTTAAAGCGCCTCTTCACTGTGCAGACAAATGCGAAGGGAAAGACATTGAAGAGATTATTAAAAACAACAAGACGAGGGTTGAGCACCTGTACGATAGCGAAGGAAGTCAAAGTCATTTTGGCATAGGGGAAAATATCGGTAGATTAACAAACAGTGTGGAGGATCAAATGGGGGCAAAACCGAATCAGGCCCCCTCCTTTGTTCACAAATGGGACAATTCGTGTAGCTCCCAAAATGATCCCTCCTATTCGGTCAACTCATATAATGAAGAGAtggaagataaaaatttaattgcGTGCTCTCTGGACAGCTTCAATGAAGAGTTCATTGCCCCCTTATCGGTCCCCACCCCTGCGGCGTCTATCTTCTCAGATGGAAGTGTCTGTTCCCCGCAAAAAGGGAGCgtaaacagaaaaatggatGTGCGTATGGATGCGTGTATGGATGTGCGTATGGATGCGTGTATGGATGTGCGTATGGATGCGTGTATGGATGCGCGTATGGATGCGCCTATGGATCCACCCATTGGAGACCCCTCCCAGAGGTACCACCAACATTTTAATTGTGATGCAAACCAGATGGGGTTTCACCAAATCGGTgtggtgaataaaaaatgggactACAACTCGGTGGGTCTCTCCCAGGATTACTttcccaaaagggaagacgCTACCAAGTGTGGTAACCAATTGACCAATTTAGCGGAGGGAGGGAACTACAGCTTCAACTCCACTGCGGGTGAACTCCCAGCCAAGttcccaaaaaggaaagacgAGTCGATTGAACGGAAATGCAACC
The DNA window shown above is from Plasmodium vivax chromosome 9, whole genome shotgun sequence and carries:
- a CDS encoding hypothetical protein, conserved (encoded by transcript PVX_091745A) codes for the protein MQNSVDPDSTHTGNATSPKCNNNSHIFKEGKQNSGGQNGRDTQQEQMENNYLPNRNEQKSGPHISEENTTAKTVNDNAHRECKVEPHTGNMHLTFSANCLKSKSTSKDFLTNEEETSTKKSLEEAVNRRKKINEMIAAYNSLNLSFSSCNFGNLDRVDDSSYLGIRKKTSLYNSDCSCAAGYQNEIGYTKKVSEGNYSGVTNQAEERKGEAYNRGGYGNNEIARLSGSNYLNNLLRRRGDLASGDNLVCRIRDLSAGHENGGENFHQNRREHCREHRSGSGRGNSHEQSKDEDELEDYKTFLTLDSNHTIFKTKPLKLPDLSFLHNSSRAYSTLDFSNSGEDDHSSNRFCRKRILCEGLEDLSFDYDGDDGDDGDDDSVGANVGVGANDGGDVNFSHVDPRRKPTPISEQSAENGALRRKTAGMPHSSHQSCVDKSANFFQLRKEGKKNVAKKCIKSSELKRYHIEQLLNGSFNRTDAANPVSRTHCGENRERNRSHSKRHSNERSTHRNDQMELNFLKNNPLCNGSYRRQTADLGGTKISMHIRAPNGNVEKGANYLRRISNTCDICPATYNCVDGPEGMCNGGGERHARSSEKYANGPTQCGRPCDVEKGAPGGEAHRSNWHRSSLPRNGLHRGNWHRSRFPPHEPCLNNLEKFKEMLLSVATDNLNEYAKCLQSINSEKLKSYKYCIKRVNDYSISQYLSATFRASIPVKGIEESVLTNSDTFSSLRHSAYEDDESSASPHGGDTSCEELANVSIAGGGSNDSNDSSDSSSGESGSDSSDSSNGESDSGGDIHGSLKVYKKKKKIKRTNCLEHIPMGEFNSCPEKIKSERNESADVGRTDKKCMHNGMSNCYACERRQTYAIRQSRLANGTIDSLQLNCADPNLKKQNSAYPKNHNDELLSSSISRSGRQEVFANVKSISNCNDTLMDDLMRKDSTNGVPHRGERSTLRNGSNCKVSANWGDYTGENYLQEFSLPSGGSKCVNRYITRNVGQGDTPERGERGEMTEKAAKDERTFQEDAPHPVAQFNASGYPLTQSLLNQNGGSQMGRKNHPGEINQPCYTKEASENYHLESEKLSGLHPMREEQNNESCQSYNPFEDEKFPNGASLHRMDHSNGVETDGRGTPSFYGIQRDSITSCDSPFLSKKEEGMTKGGNQILSFNVEDNPNSYDEHREDPQMDAPNSLLMNNPHGFKAPLHCADKCEGKDIEEIIKNNKTRVEHLYDSEGSQSHFGIGENIGRLTNSVEDQMGAKPNQAPSFVHKWDNSCSSQNDPSYSVNSYNEEMEDKNLIACSLDSFNEEFIAPLSVPTPAASIFSDGSVCSPQKGSVNRKMDVRMDACMDVRMDACMDVRMDACMDARMDAPMDPPIGDPSQRYHQHFNCDANQMGFHQIGVVNKKWDYNSVGLSQDYFPKREDATKCGNQLTNLAEGGNYSFNSTAGELPAKFPKRKDESIERKCNPPDKHIGSEERNVCKEKRTGDKIGSQNGNPPFQRKGGTAQRTDEEVHQRNEQTYHQEGSSPGGARNDSIGGERNGWGRNKKNALRKIVNTLEIKETKINTKQGIFEITSEGKVLFTFFGRSEIKEYKKVKRHKLNVDISKPRKLLFIIEINGLDIKVKDVVLNDVLDFYNLLEEELPKAHQVRYEYAYDVIETLKKHTPKVSLTKKWFGVYNLMSNGSTPDFMATLKNNMFIEKIEIKNNQVMFALKEGNTVTLNVGDLNGVTTKLTKQLRQRGRNVSGEDAQGGCEALLKATTPADEQDVQAVLLNLQLLLKKAGVSIDIVIQNWCNTLQAYSQCLDLLTKGNAEYTLRLRKALTDITATTELHRREIYFSIFPVIVEE